Proteins encoded in a region of the Culicoidibacter larvae genome:
- the recN gene encoding DNA repair protein RecN, protein MLTHLTIRNFAIIHAVDIDFSDGMTVLCGETGAGKSIIIDAIELLCGGRGSAEYVQHGFDKCMIEGLFYPSKNSSVWQLLTDYDIDAEENSIILARSISSDGKSVCRINGKMMPVTVARLIGNELVDIHSQHENQFLLESKNYIPILDRLAGLGTQLNDYKSAYNHYLEAKQTYDAFIENSDDVSQLDYFQFQLEQLQNANIKENEIEELEIQLRRLQQSDKLIQQLHVAHDALQNDGGALTGIYQARRALEQISNIDEAYSNWFSKLESVYYDLEDSAAELEAELEKFEQSGAELVQVEERLSDLYTLQRKVGNDLFAAQHDLSQKVQQLLDFDSYKAELEQQVELAKKEAYACGEVLSTARMSVAKNLEAEVMAQLTDLYMPNVTFEIAISNGELQTNGIDKVEFLIATNKGELLKPIAKVASGGELSRIMLALKVIFTKYTSIDTIIFDEIDTGVSGKVAESIARKMHILGEQMQVLAITHLPQVVAMSDNQIHVSKTTTENGVLVATKILNDSQKENEVAQMLSGTHVTEAAMDNARALISHMKQ, encoded by the coding sequence ATGCTGACACATTTAACGATTCGTAATTTTGCTATTATTCATGCAGTAGATATTGATTTTAGTGACGGAATGACTGTTTTGTGCGGTGAAACCGGTGCAGGTAAGTCGATTATTATTGATGCTATTGAATTATTATGCGGTGGACGTGGTTCTGCTGAATATGTTCAGCACGGCTTTGATAAATGCATGATTGAAGGATTATTTTATCCTTCAAAGAATAGTTCAGTTTGGCAGTTGCTTACTGATTATGATATTGATGCTGAAGAAAACAGCATTATTTTAGCGCGTTCAATCAGCAGTGATGGCAAGAGTGTTTGTCGAATTAATGGGAAGATGATGCCAGTTACCGTTGCTCGGTTGATTGGTAATGAACTTGTTGATATTCATTCGCAGCACGAAAATCAATTTTTACTGGAGAGTAAGAATTATATTCCGATTTTAGATCGTTTGGCGGGTCTTGGAACTCAGTTAAATGATTATAAGTCAGCATATAATCATTATTTGGAAGCCAAGCAGACTTATGATGCTTTTATTGAAAATAGCGATGATGTCAGTCAGCTTGATTATTTTCAATTTCAGTTAGAACAACTGCAGAATGCAAATATCAAAGAAAATGAAATTGAAGAGCTTGAAATTCAATTACGTCGTTTACAACAAAGTGATAAGTTAATTCAACAATTGCATGTTGCACATGATGCCTTGCAAAATGATGGTGGTGCATTGACTGGTATTTATCAGGCGCGCAGAGCTTTAGAGCAAATCAGCAACATTGATGAGGCATATAGTAATTGGTTCAGCAAACTTGAATCAGTTTATTATGATTTAGAAGATAGCGCGGCTGAGCTTGAAGCTGAGTTAGAAAAATTCGAGCAAAGCGGTGCCGAACTTGTTCAAGTTGAAGAACGATTATCGGATTTATATACGCTGCAACGTAAAGTTGGCAATGACTTATTTGCAGCTCAACATGATTTAAGTCAGAAGGTACAGCAACTGCTTGACTTTGATAGTTATAAGGCAGAATTAGAGCAGCAAGTTGAACTTGCTAAAAAAGAAGCCTATGCCTGTGGCGAGGTTTTATCAACTGCACGTATGTCGGTTGCTAAAAATCTTGAAGCAGAAGTTATGGCACAGCTTACTGATTTATATATGCCTAATGTTACCTTTGAGATCGCAATCAGCAATGGTGAACTGCAAACAAATGGTATTGATAAGGTTGAATTTTTAATTGCAACCAATAAAGGTGAGTTGCTGAAGCCAATTGCGAAAGTGGCCTCAGGCGGCGAACTTTCGCGGATTATGTTGGCGCTTAAAGTTATATTTACCAAATATACCAGTATTGATACAATTATATTTGATGAAATTGATACCGGTGTTAGTGGTAAAGTAGCTGAAAGTATTGCCCGTAAAATGCATATTTTGGGTGAGCAGATGCAAGTCTTGGCGATTACTCACTTGCCGCAAGTTGTTGCTATGAGTGATAATCAGATTCATGTTTCCAAAACAACAACCGAAAACGGTGTATTGGTAGCGACTAAGATTTTGAATGATAGCCAAAAAGAAAATGAAGTAGCACAAATGCTTTCGGGGACACATGTTACAGAAGCAGCGATGGATAATGCCAGAGCATTAATCTCGCATATGAAACAATAA
- a CDS encoding GNAT family N-acetyltransferase — MDKQLLIREAVIDDSQLIVDYIKKLAIYEKMEDDAVATAEQIRKTVFEQKYAHVLIAECDNQPIGFVLYFFNYSTFAGSPGLYLEDLFLDEAYRGYGFGKQLMKKLARIALENGCSRFEWTCLDWNEPSLAFYRKIGAVAMDEWTVQRLDGEALRNLAE, encoded by the coding sequence ATGGATAAACAATTATTGATTAGAGAAGCGGTTATTGATGATAGTCAGCTTATTGTTGACTACATAAAGAAATTAGCAATTTATGAAAAAATGGAAGACGATGCTGTTGCTACAGCTGAACAAATTCGCAAAACGGTTTTTGAACAGAAGTACGCACATGTTTTGATTGCTGAATGTGACAATCAGCCAATTGGCTTTGTTTTGTATTTCTTTAACTATTCCACATTTGCCGGCAGTCCCGGCTTATATTTAGAAGACTTATTTTTGGATGAAGCTTACCGAGGATATGGATTTGGCAAGCAGTTAATGAAGAAACTAGCACGAATTGCGCTTGAAAATGGTTGTTCACGCTTTGAGTGGACTTGCCTTGACTGGAACGAACCATCACTTGCATTCTACCGAAAAATCGGAGCTGTGGCCATGGATGAGTGGACTGTACAGCGACTTGATGGCGAAGCTTTGAGAAATTTGGCTGAATAA
- the xerD gene encoding site-specific tyrosine recombinase XerD yields MDNAIILYLNYITVEKGLAANTRESYGRDLKTYAAFLKKQFDVTEPTAITNEEATAFFEFLSKSGKSKATSARILTTLRNFHKFLLVEKMSDHNPVAHLDMPKKSKSLPKYLSIQEVDRLLEVPIRDGHEAIDFRNRTMLEVLYATGMRVSELLSITIDDLNLLMGFIRVFGKGSKERIVPLGDAAIEYIKAYLEYYRPYLDTKQLPYLFLNNSGNQMSRQGFFKIIKQLSQAAGITRSVSPHILRHSFATHLLENGADLRSVQELLGHSDISTTQIYTHVSKQRLKEMYKHHPRA; encoded by the coding sequence ATGGATAATGCAATCATATTGTATTTAAACTATATAACGGTTGAAAAGGGATTAGCGGCAAATACTCGCGAGAGCTATGGCCGTGATTTGAAAACTTATGCAGCTTTTTTAAAAAAGCAGTTCGATGTAACTGAGCCAACGGCAATTACTAATGAAGAAGCAACAGCTTTCTTCGAGTTTTTAAGTAAGAGCGGCAAAAGTAAAGCGACCAGCGCACGAATTTTGACAACCTTAAGAAACTTCCATAAGTTTTTACTTGTAGAAAAGATGTCTGATCATAATCCGGTTGCTCACTTGGATATGCCTAAAAAAAGTAAAAGTCTGCCAAAATATCTTAGTATTCAAGAAGTTGATCGCCTGCTTGAAGTGCCGATTCGTGATGGCCATGAAGCAATTGATTTTCGTAATCGAACAATGTTGGAAGTACTGTATGCAACCGGTATGCGGGTAAGTGAGCTGCTGTCAATTACGATAGATGACTTAAATTTATTAATGGGTTTTATCCGTGTATTTGGGAAAGGTTCGAAAGAACGAATTGTACCGCTCGGTGATGCTGCTATTGAATACATCAAAGCTTATTTAGAATATTATCGACCATATCTGGATACCAAGCAGTTGCCTTATTTATTTTTGAACAATTCCGGCAACCAAATGTCACGGCAAGGCTTTTTTAAAATTATCAAACAACTTAGTCAGGCTGCGGGGATAACGCGCTCGGTATCACCGCATATTCTTCGTCACTCATTCGCCACGCACTTACTTGAAAATGGTGCAGACTTGCGTTCGGTGCAGGAATTACTTGGTCATAGTGATATTTCTACCACCCAAATATACACGCATGTAAGCAAACAAAGATTGAAAGAAATGTATAAACATCATCCGCGAGCATAG
- a CDS encoding NUDIX hydrolase translates to MTLVETKIDSKPIYNGNIITVSVDTVMLPNGDKAEREVARHNGGVCVLAVTAENKVVLVKQFRYVTGEELFEIPAGKRDSKDEDPYSGAMRELEEETPYFAERLELLYRFYPAPGFCDEELHLYQAIGLQLGSTRELDDDEFIEVYEFTKEEVLELLNNDKIHDGKTIIALQYWLNKE, encoded by the coding sequence ATGACACTAGTAGAGACTAAAATAGATTCGAAACCAATTTATAATGGTAATATCATTACCGTAAGTGTTGATACTGTAATGCTTCCGAATGGTGATAAAGCAGAACGCGAAGTTGCCAGACATAATGGCGGTGTTTGTGTATTAGCAGTAACTGCTGAAAATAAGGTAGTTCTAGTAAAGCAATTCCGTTATGTAACCGGAGAAGAGCTTTTTGAAATTCCGGCTGGAAAACGTGATTCAAAGGATGAAGATCCATATAGTGGTGCTATGCGTGAATTAGAAGAAGAAACACCATATTTTGCTGAGCGCTTGGAACTGTTGTATCGATTTTATCCGGCGCCTGGTTTTTGTGATGAAGAATTGCATTTATATCAGGCAATTGGATTACAACTTGGCAGTACACGTGAATTAGATGATGATGAATTCATTGAAGTTTATGAGTTTACTAAGGAAGAAGTGCTTGAACTATTGAATAATGACAAGATTCATGATGGTAAGACCATCATCGCATTGCAATACTGGCTGAATAAGGAATGA
- a CDS encoding TlyA family RNA methyltransferase, translating into MKERIDILLVEGGFFPTREKAKRAVMAGIVFANEERIDKPGEKVARDKVLRVKGRDCPYVSRGGYKLEKALNTFEIDLHDAVVVDIGASTGGFTDCALQHGAKLVYAIDVGTNQLVWSMRSHPQVISIEKCNFRYATTDLFEQDKPNFAVIDVSFISLRLILPPLLDILENGDKVVALIKPQFEAGREMVGKKGIVRERKVHVQVIRDLFTYFSNQNWQVNGLTFSPITGGSGNIEFLVYLEKTEAGSALATTVNIDNVVDEAYQSFKE; encoded by the coding sequence ATGAAGGAACGGATTGATATTTTACTAGTAGAAGGCGGCTTTTTCCCGACGCGAGAGAAAGCAAAGCGTGCGGTTATGGCCGGGATTGTTTTTGCTAACGAAGAGCGCATTGATAAGCCTGGTGAGAAAGTTGCCAGAGATAAAGTGCTGCGAGTGAAGGGACGCGATTGTCCGTATGTAAGTCGTGGTGGCTACAAACTTGAAAAGGCACTGAATACTTTTGAAATTGATCTGCATGATGCAGTTGTTGTTGATATCGGCGCATCAACTGGCGGTTTTACTGATTGTGCACTGCAACATGGGGCTAAATTGGTTTATGCAATTGATGTTGGTACCAATCAGCTAGTATGGAGTATGCGAAGTCACCCGCAGGTTATTTCAATTGAGAAGTGTAATTTTCGCTATGCTACGACTGATTTATTTGAACAAGATAAGCCAAATTTCGCAGTTATTGACGTTTCATTTATTTCATTACGTTTGATTTTGCCACCATTACTTGATATTTTAGAAAATGGTGATAAGGTTGTAGCCTTGATTAAGCCGCAATTTGAGGCTGGTCGTGAAATGGTTGGGAAAAAGGGGATTGTACGTGAACGCAAGGTCCACGTACAAGTCATCCGTGACTTGTTTACTTACTTCTCAAACCAGAATTGGCAAGTGAATGGGTTGACGTTTTCGCCGATAACCGGCGGTTCAGGAAATATTGAATTCTTAGTTTATTTAGAGAAGACAGAAGCTGGAAGTGCTTTAGCAACTACAGTTAATATTGACAATGTTGTTGATGAAGCCTATCAGAGTTTTAAGGAGTGA
- the dxs gene encoding 1-deoxy-D-xylulose-5-phosphate synthase, translating into MSEFNNLYAIQSPKFLKVLSVNELDHLAGEIRRFLVDSLSKTGGHIAPNLGVVELTIAMHYAFDSPTDKFLWDVGHQSYIHKILTGRAKDFVNLRKYKGLSGFPRREESEHDVWETGHASTSLSAALGMAVTRDAMGADYHIVPVIGDGALSGGMALEALNHIGYEQRRMIIILNDNDMSISNNVGAIKKHLERMRMTRSYHNVKQRTKSVVKQVPMIGSRVENWISQLKANTRKLFFDGKASFFEDLGLGYIGPINGHDISLLIEVFEVAKELDHPVVLHVSTEKGRGYNPAAADNRGSWHGIGPFDIINGKKIRAPKHEDDRAWSGIVSQTLERLAARDEKIIAVTPAMIKGSKLEFFQDKFADRLFDVGIAEEHAATFAGAMSIDNFHPFLAIYSTFLQRSYDQILHDIARQNLHTVIGVDRCGFATGDGDTHHGIYDISFLRGIPNMTICMPKDDCEAQNMLYSAFYAYSGPIAMRYPRGYHRFKEVESFTIIPYASWEVVKEGNDGVILAFGPQLKRAITIAERLAAEHGTDYAVVNARFIKPMDEQLLHQLFEKYPQLVTIEEGARIGGFGSAVLEFANKYNYHNQIRIFAIEDTFIAQGDIENLYKEAKIDTEYIVRELSTQGDSYEGTD; encoded by the coding sequence ATGTCAGAGTTTAATAATTTATATGCAATTCAGTCACCAAAGTTTTTAAAGGTGTTATCTGTCAATGAATTAGATCATTTAGCCGGCGAAATCCGACGCTTTTTAGTTGATAGTTTGAGTAAGACCGGTGGACATATTGCTCCAAATCTGGGAGTTGTGGAGCTTACAATTGCCATGCATTATGCTTTTGATTCGCCAACTGATAAGTTCTTATGGGATGTTGGGCATCAAAGTTATATTCATAAAATTTTGACCGGACGTGCAAAAGATTTTGTAAATCTGCGAAAATATAAAGGGTTGAGTGGTTTTCCGCGACGTGAAGAAAGTGAACATGATGTTTGGGAAACCGGACATGCTTCAACTTCACTTTCAGCGGCACTTGGTATGGCGGTAACCCGTGATGCAATGGGTGCTGATTATCACATTGTTCCGGTTATTGGTGATGGTGCCTTAAGCGGTGGTATGGCTTTAGAGGCATTAAACCATATTGGCTATGAACAGCGGCGAATGATTATTATTTTAAATGATAATGATATGTCGATTTCTAATAATGTCGGCGCGATTAAAAAACATTTAGAGCGCATGCGTATGACCAGAAGTTATCATAATGTTAAACAGAGAACTAAAAGTGTTGTAAAACAAGTGCCAATGATTGGTTCGCGGGTTGAAAACTGGATTTCTCAATTAAAAGCTAATACCCGAAAGTTATTTTTCGATGGGAAAGCCAGTTTCTTTGAAGATTTAGGTTTAGGTTATATTGGCCCGATTAATGGTCACGACATTTCATTGCTTATTGAAGTATTTGAAGTTGCTAAAGAATTGGATCATCCGGTCGTTTTACATGTGAGTACTGAGAAGGGTCGCGGGTACAATCCGGCGGCAGCCGATAATCGTGGCAGCTGGCATGGTATTGGTCCTTTTGATATTATTAATGGTAAGAAAATCCGAGCGCCGAAGCATGAGGATGATCGGGCGTGGAGTGGTATTGTTTCGCAAACGTTGGAACGGCTGGCAGCTCGTGATGAGAAAATCATTGCCGTCACACCGGCGATGATTAAAGGCTCTAAACTGGAGTTTTTCCAAGATAAATTTGCTGATCGTTTATTTGATGTTGGTATTGCTGAGGAGCATGCTGCTACCTTTGCCGGAGCAATGAGTATTGATAATTTCCATCCGTTCTTGGCAATTTATTCAACCTTTTTACAGCGTTCTTATGATCAGATTCTTCATGATATTGCCAGACAAAATCTGCATACCGTTATTGGCGTCGATCGATGCGGCTTTGCAACCGGCGATGGTGATACCCATCATGGTATTTATGATATTAGTTTCTTGCGCGGTATTCCAAATATGACGATTTGCATGCCTAAAGATGATTGCGAAGCGCAAAATATGCTGTATAGTGCTTTTTATGCTTACAGCGGCCCAATTGCCATGCGTTACCCACGCGGTTATCACCGTTTTAAGGAAGTTGAATCATTTACGATTATTCCGTATGCAAGCTGGGAAGTTGTAAAAGAAGGTAATGATGGAGTTATCTTGGCATTCGGGCCACAGTTAAAACGGGCAATTACTATTGCTGAACGTTTAGCGGCTGAACATGGCACTGATTATGCGGTTGTTAATGCAAGGTTTATTAAGCCTATGGATGAGCAATTATTGCATCAACTTTTTGAAAAGTATCCACAGTTGGTTACGATTGAGGAAGGGGCTCGGATTGGCGGCTTCGGCAGTGCTGTTCTTGAGTTTGCCAATAAATATAATTATCATAATCAAATCCGGATTTTTGCTATTGAGGATACATTTATTGCTCAGGGTGATATTGAGAACTTATATAAAGAAGCAAAGATTGATACTGAGTATATTGTCCGTGAGTTGAGTACACAAGGAGATAGTTATGAAGGAACGGATTGA
- a CDS encoding DNA polymerase IV codes for MQNRIIFHIDMNSFFASCEVANHPELVGKPVVVGGASRRSVVLAATYEARKFGIHSGMPMYQALRRCPHLVIQSSHFQLYRDYSKRLMKLLQTYEVPIEQASIDEAYVDFTAKQVELGNIETFAKTLQQRIYDELGLPNSIGISYNKFLAKMASDMKKPMGITVIRRKDIPTKIWPLEIGEMFGVGKKSAAKLRTLGIKTIGDFAQIDAKKLEIAFSDMTISQQAYARGEDSRIVDGERHKAQSIGHSITFESDKDNEDELLEVMERLLDQVLARMEKQDQKAKTIQITIRNSYFKTQNRSYTLHEYSNNKKEIWEVVSRLFFNAWDGEPLRLIGVALTQFIAKEEATEQMNLFYQPEGIEQIEKRNKVLHKLQNKFGDETITTARKLKGRKKDDTSRD; via the coding sequence ATGCAAAATCGAATTATTTTTCATATAGATATGAATAGTTTCTTTGCTTCGTGTGAGGTTGCTAATCACCCTGAATTAGTTGGCAAACCGGTTGTTGTTGGCGGTGCCAGCCGGCGATCAGTAGTATTGGCAGCAACTTATGAGGCAAGAAAATTTGGTATTCATTCGGGAATGCCAATGTATCAGGCGCTGCGACGTTGTCCGCATTTAGTCATTCAATCATCACATTTTCAATTATATCGTGATTATTCAAAACGTTTAATGAAGTTGCTGCAAACCTATGAGGTGCCAATTGAACAAGCCTCAATTGATGAAGCGTATGTTGATTTTACTGCCAAACAAGTTGAACTTGGTAATATTGAAACATTTGCCAAGACTTTACAACAACGAATTTATGATGAATTGGGATTGCCGAATAGTATTGGTATTTCTTATAATAAATTTTTGGCGAAAATGGCTTCTGATATGAAAAAGCCGATGGGCATTACAGTTATTCGCCGCAAAGATATTCCAACTAAAATATGGCCTTTAGAGATAGGGGAGATGTTTGGTGTTGGCAAGAAGAGTGCCGCTAAACTAAGAACATTAGGTATAAAGACAATTGGTGATTTTGCGCAGATTGATGCGAAGAAATTAGAAATTGCCTTTTCCGATATGACTATTAGCCAACAGGCATATGCCAGAGGTGAAGATAGTCGTATTGTTGATGGAGAACGTCATAAAGCGCAATCAATCGGGCATTCAATTACTTTTGAAAGTGATAAAGATAATGAAGATGAGTTGCTTGAAGTTATGGAACGATTGTTGGATCAAGTACTCGCTCGTATGGAAAAACAAGACCAAAAAGCAAAAACTATTCAAATCACAATCCGTAATAGCTATTTTAAAACTCAAAATCGTTCGTATACTTTACATGAGTATAGCAATAATAAAAAGGAAATTTGGGAAGTTGTTAGTCGGCTATTCTTTAATGCCTGGGACGGTGAACCATTACGACTGATTGGTGTTGCGCTGACGCAGTTTATTGCTAAAGAAGAGGCGACTGAGCAAATGAATTTGTTTTATCAGCCGGAAGGGATTGAACAAATTGAAAAACGCAATAAAGTGCTGCATAAGTTACAAAACAAGTTTGGTGATGAAACAATAACCACAGCAAGAAAATTGAAAGGACGAAAAAAAGATGACACTAGTAGAGACTAA